CTTCGGCGACCTCGCGAATAGGAACACCTTCACAACCAAGTCCGATGACTAAAACAGCTGCAACATTTGGATTCTTCCCAAAACCAATCAAGGTACGAACGGTTTGTTCGTGGTCAGCTCCGATTTGACAGCATCCATGCTGATTTGGGATGGCAACTGCTCCCGTAACTTGAGCAGCAATATTTGCGGCAACCGTGCTAGAACAAACTGCAGTTGGAATAATTAAAATATGATTACGAATTCCTACCTGTCCATCCGGGCGTCGATATCCTAAAATTTCCACAATTATTATCCTCCTCTTTCTTACTTATCTCCTCGGCCTCGTAGGCTTTCCATGTTATGAACATGGACATGCTGGCCAATTTTAACATCAGAGGTTGTTCCTCCAAGACTTTCACCGTACTTGATAACCTCTTCCCCTTTTTTTATCTCGCGGATGGCGACCTTATGTCCA
This sequence is a window from Desulfosporosinus sp. Sb-LF. Protein-coding genes within it:
- a CDS encoding UxaA family hydrolase is translated as MKKQAVVINVKDNVATVVEDFTLGTEIHFFLGEQEQSIELIQDIPLGHKVAIREIKKGEEVIKYGESLGGTTSDVKIGQHVHVHNMESLRGRGDK